In the genome of Microcoleus sp. bin38.metabat.b11b12b14.051, the window CTACAAAACTCTTAACCTCAACAATAATTTTTTCAGTTCCTTTTTCAGCATTGATTAGACGTTCTGCACCGAGGTCGGCAGATAAGCGCTTGCGACCAATTTGAAGGGGAAATGGATCGTGAGTAATCGTCCAGCCATCCTTTTGTAGGGCACGCTTAACTGTATTGTGATAAATATCTTTAGCTGACACGCATTAGCACTCAGATTAGGAGGATTCACTGCAACCATTATATAATACGTTGAAATCTGTGACCCTCGCCCCTTAAACTAAATACTATGCTTCAAATCCGCCGCCGTCCGCCCAGCACATCAGTCTCCGTACTCTACCTCAGCTACAAAATCGCCGTACCCGACGCCGAACCACGGCACATCCTCGAAGAAATCGTCTGGGAAAAAGAGGTTGAAGTAGCCCAAAAGCGCGATCGCACGCCCCTAGCCGAACTTCACAAAAGACTCCCCTTTGCACCCCCGATCCGCGACTTCCTCGGCGCGCTCAAAAACGGTAAAACCACACCAGCAATCATCGCCGAAGTTAAAAAAGCTTCCCCCAGCAAAGGCGTAATTCGCGAAGATTTCGACCCCGTGGCGATCGCCCAAGCATACCAAGAAAACGGCGCAACTTGTATCTCGGTACTCACCGATGAAAAGTTCTTTCAAGGCAGTTTCGACAATCTCTCTAAAATCCGTGCCGCCGTCGATTTACCGCTACTTTGCAAAGAGTTTATTATCTATCCCTACCAAATCTATCTCGCTCGGATTAGCGGCGCGGATGCTGTATTGTTAATCGCCGCCATTCTATCTGACAAAGACTTACAATATTTTGTGAAAATTGTCAAGACTTTGGGCATGACAGCTTTAATCGAAGTTCACACTCAAGAAGAACTCGATCGAGTATTAACCCTAGAAGGCGTTCACCTAATCGGCATCAACAACCGCAACCTAGAAGACTTTTCCGTCAGCCTAGCAACCACCAGCGAACTATTAGCCTCGCGCCAAACCGAAATTCAAGCAAAAAGCAT includes:
- the trpC gene encoding indole-3-glycerol phosphate synthase TrpC, giving the protein MLQIRRRPPSTSVSVLYLSYKIAVPDAEPRHILEEIVWEKEVEVAQKRDRTPLAELHKRLPFAPPIRDFLGALKNGKTTPAIIAEVKKASPSKGVIREDFDPVAIAQAYQENGATCISVLTDEKFFQGSFDNLSKIRAAVDLPLLCKEFIIYPYQIYLARISGADAVLLIAAILSDKDLQYFVKIVKTLGMTALIEVHTQEELDRVLTLEGVHLIGINNRNLEDFSVSLATTSELLASRQTEIQAKSILTVSESGIHTPDDLSQVASAGVQAVLIGESLVKQLDPGAALAALAKAHPRIIKGETA